A genomic stretch from Mya arenaria isolate MELC-2E11 chromosome 10, ASM2691426v1 includes:
- the LOC128205079 gene encoding uncharacterized protein LOC128205079 isoform X2: MGERRIYIGSPTNVATAALSGVLGILLICAVVGVYLWNRRRSTPPVSEQEDHRETEMSYEQLQRQANEPIYKNVDENYSVLSL, translated from the exons AAAGACGAATTTACATTGGTTCTCCCACAAATGTTGCAACCGCAGCTTTATCTGGAGTTTTGGGCATTTTGCTTATATGTGCAGTTGTCGGTGTTTACCTTTGGAACAGACGAAGGTCTACACCACCAG TTTCAGAACAGGAAGATCATCGTGAAACCGAAATGTCCTATGAACAGCTTCAAAGACAGGCAAACGAACCAATATACAAGAATGTTGACGAAAATTATTCCGTTCTTTCACTGTAG